The genomic window AAGAAAGGATTACCGAAAGTGGTAAAATGAAGCTTTCGTATTGTGCTGCCAGAACCAGATAAACGAAGCCCAAACAGATCAGGAAGATATAAATGGCTTCGTTACCCCTTGATACTTCATCTTTAGAGATACCAGCCCAATCGATACCGAATCCCCTTGGAAGTGATTTCTTGGCCACTTCGGTAATGGCCTTGATGGCTTCACCAGAGCTATAACCTGGAGCAGATTGTCCGCTGATCTCCGAAGCATTATACATATTGTGTCTGGTAATTTCGGATAAGCCATATACTTTCCGCATTTTAATAAAAGCCGAGAAAGGCACCATTTCATCGCGGTCGTTTTTAACCGACAGTTTTAAAATATCTTCAGGCAAAGCCCTGTACTGGGGCAATGCCTGTACAATTACTTTATATTGGTGATCGTATTTAATAAAACTGGTTTCGTAATTACTACCTACGAAAGTGGATAAGGTGTTCATCGCATTATCGATACTCACTCCTTTTTGTTGCGCAATATCATTGTCAACATCTAACATGTACTGAGGGAAACTCGCACTGTAAAAAGTAAATACTGATGATAGCTCTTTACGTTTGTTCAGCTCTTTTACAAAATCGTTGGCAACGGTTTCCATTTTTTTATAATCGCCACTACCTGCTTTATCCAATAAACGAAGCTCGAAACCTCCCGCAGCTCCATAACCTGGAACGGCTGGTGGCTGGAAAAATTCGATAGTTGCACCTGGAATAGATTTCGATTTCTCTTCAAGCTCTTCAATAATCTCTACTGCCGAATGTTTACGTTCGCTCCAGTCTTTCAGGTTGATTAAACAGGTACCGGAGTTCGATCCCGTACCTTCAGTAAGAATCTCATATCCTGCCAAAGATGAAACCGACTTTACGCCATCAATATCTTCGCACATTTTCTGCAGTTTCTCAGCAATCTGATCAGTACGCTCCAAGGTAGATCCCGGAGGTGTTTGGATAATGGCATAAACCATTCCCTGATCTTCGTTCGGAATAAAACCTGATGGCACACTTCCACTTAATCCCCAAACACCCAAACAAAATGCAATCAATATACCAAAGGTTAAGATCTTACGACTTACCATTTTGGTTAAAACAAACTCGTATTTGCCCGAAAGTTTGGCAAAACCATTATTAAAACCATCTAAAAAGCGATCAATAATGGTCTTCTTTTTCTTCGAACCATGATTGTTCTTCAACATAATGGCACACAATGCAGGGGTAAGTGTTAACGCCACAATACCCGAAAGGATAATTGCCGTTGCCATGGTGATGGAGAACTGACGGTAGAAAATACCTACTGGCCCAGACATAAAAGCGACCGGAATAAATACCGATGCCATTAAAAAGGTAATGGCGATAATTGCGCCGCCAATTTCTTTCATCGCTTGCTGGGTAGCCTTGAGTACCGAAAGTTTCCGATCGTGTTCCATCTTGGCGTGTACCGCTTCAATTACTACAATGGCATCATCTACTACTACCCCAATGGCCAACACCAAGGCGAACAAGGTGATCAGATTGAGCGTAATACCGAAGAACTGCATAAACACAAAGGTCCCGATTAAGGATACGGGTACAGCAATAGCTGGAATAAGGGTTGAACGCCAATCGCCAAGGAACAGAAATACCACTAAACCCACCAGGATAAAGGCTTCGACAAGGGTGTGGATTACTTTTTCAATTGAGGCATCCAGGAATTTAGAAACGTCGTAACTTACTTCATAATCTAAAC from Flavobacterium sp. W4I14 includes these protein-coding regions:
- a CDS encoding HAE1 family hydrophobic/amphiphilic exporter-1 (product_source=KO:K03296; cath_funfam=1.20.1640.10,3.30.2090.10,3.30.70.1430; cog=COG0841; ko=KO:K03296; pfam=PF00873; superfamily=82693,82714,82866; tigrfam=TIGR00915; transmembrane_helix_parts=Inside_1_12,TMhelix_13_35,Outside_36_341,TMhelix_342_361,Inside_362_367,TMhelix_368_390,Outside_391_394,TMhelix_395_417,Inside_418_440,TMhelix_441_463,Outside_464_477,TMhelix_478_500,Inside_501_545,TMhelix_546_568,Outside_569_873,TMhelix_874_891,Inside_892_895,TMhelix_896_918,Outside_919_927,TMhelix_928_950,Inside_951_970,TMhelix_971_993,Outside_994_1007,TMhelix_1008_1030,Inside_1031_1056), coding for MFSKFIQRPVLSIVISLIIVFLGVLAISYLPVTQFPSISPPKVNITAEYPGANNELLIKSVVIPLERALNGVPGMKYIASDAGNDGEASIQVVFNLGTDPNQASLNVQNRVAAVTNKLPPLVVREGVKITREESNMLMYINLYSKDPKMNQNFLYNYADINLLSELKRVDGVGFADILGDRDYAMRIWLKPDRMQAYKISVDEVMKALDEQSLEASPGKTGESSGKRSQAFEYVLKYSGRFSTKEGYENVVLRASANGELLRLKDVADVDFSASAYNLYSTLNGKASAAIVLKQSYGSNASQVIKDVKAKMAEIKSSSFPKGLDYEVSYDVSKFLDASIEKVIHTLVEAFILVGLVVFLFLGDWRSTLIPAIAVPVSLIGTFVFMQFFGITLNLITLFALVLAIGVVVDDAIVVIEAVHAKMEHDRKLSVLKATQQAMKEIGGAIIAITFLMASVFIPVAFMSGPVGIFYRQFSITMATAIILSGIVALTLTPALCAIMLKNNHGSKKKKTIIDRFLDGFNNGFAKLSGKYEFVLTKMVSRKILTFGILIAFCLGVWGLSGSVPSGFIPNEDQGMVYAIIQTPPGSTLERTDQIAEKLQKMCEDIDGVKSVSSLAGYEILTEGTGSNSGTCLINLKDWSERKHSAVEIIEELEEKSKSIPGATIEFFQPPAVPGYGAAGGFELRLLDKAGSGDYKKMETVANDFVKELNKRKELSSVFTFYSASFPQYMLDVDNDIAQQKGVSIDNAMNTLSTFVGSNYETSFIKYDHQYKVIVQALPQYRALPEDILKLSVKNDRDEMVPFSAFIKMRKVYGLSEITRHNMYNASEISGQSAPGYSSGEAIKAITEVAKKSLPRGFGIDWAGISKDEVSRGNEAIYIFLICLGFVYLVLAAQYESFILPLSVILSLPAGIFGAFLFLKLLGLENNIYAQVAMVMLIGLLGKNAVLIVEFAAQRHAQGATVLKAAMEGASVRFRPILMTSFAFIAGLIPLMIASGPGKIGNRTIGSAAAGGMLFGTIFGVVVIPGLYYIFGSIAAKHKLIKIEEEHPLTEEVEDNV